Within Paenibacillus sp. RUD330, the genomic segment AAAGGAACCAATATGGACCGCGCGGCGCCCGCGGCGGCTCCAGGCTCGCCTTCCTCGACCGCTACCGCCACGATGCAGCGGGAATCCTCCATCGCTTCGAAGCTTGAGATGCTTTTGTTTTTCCAGGCAAAGCCCTGCTCGACTTCTTCATCCGTCCAATCCGGGAACGGTTCCTTGGTCCCTGACGGATAGACGCATAGCTGAGAATAGGAGACGACGATTTCCTTCGATCGGGCAACGATGTTCATGCACGCAGCACCTTCCTTTTCATCCGTATCCCTACGCATTCGCTGCGAGCCGTCGTTCGTCCTGCTTGATGCCGTGCTGCTTCCACGCTTGAAAAGAGCTTCCAGCCCGAGTGTTGGACAACGTTCACACTTCCGCTTGGTCAGTCCGGCCTCCTTCTTGTAAACTAAAGCTGACATACGGAAAGGACGTGTTCAGGCATCATGCATGTAAATTCTGATCTTCGGCCGTCGCGGCGGCGCCCGCAGCCGATCCATATGAGCTTCCGCTGCCTGATGGCGCTGGCGGCGGCCGCGGCGATCTGGCTCAGCCTGCTGCCCGGCCTCGCCTCGGCGCACGCCTCGCTGCAGGAGGCGTCTCCGGCCGCCGGCACCCGCGTGGAGGAGGCTCCGTCCGAAGTGAAGCTCGTCTTCAACGAGAGGATCGAGGAGGCGGTAGGAGCGCTCCAGGTGCTGGACGGCAAGTCGGCCAGCGTCACATCCGGCAAGGCCGTCCTCAGCAGCGATCACCGGGCGCTCACGCTCGCGCTGCCGAAGCTGGACGAGGGCGTCTACACCGTTTCTTACCGGATCATATCCGAGGACGGCCATCCGGTGGGGGGCTCTTACGTATTCGTAGTGGGAAATCCTCCCGCAGCCAAGGACGCCTCGGCCTTCGATCTGCACGCGCAGCTCGGCCATGCCGGGCATGAAGCGGAAGGGGCGCTCACGACCTCTGCCTTGCTGCTCTATGCGGTGAGGTTCCTCTATTACGCCGCCTTGATGTTCGCGGCGGGAACGGCGATCTGGTTCCTCCTGTACCGGCCTCTTGCAGGGTTGGCCGATCCGCTGCGCTCCCGGCTGGAGAGGCTGCCGGGCCAAGGGCTGATGCTGGCTGGGCTGCTCTATGTGTTCATGGAATCGACGCAGCTGATGGAAGGCCAGGCCGGATCCGAATGGATCAAGCTGTTCACCCGGACATCGGTCGGCATCACATGGCTGTCTCTGCTCGTCCTGGCGGCTGCCGGACTGATGGTGCCGGCCCGCCTGGCGAAGACGCGGGCTCTATTGGCGCTGCTGCTGCTCGCCCAGGAGGCGTGGAGCGGGCATGCGGCCGCGCTGGAGCCGAAGGCGGTCAATCTGGCACTCGATTATGTCCATCTGGCCGGCGCCGCATTGTGGGCTGGCGGTCTCATGCTGCTGCTGTCGCTGTGGGCGGGAGACCGCAAGGAAGCCGGGCGCTTCGCCGCCAGCTTCACGAGAGCGGCCTGGATCAGCATCGCGGTGCTGACTCTTTCCGGCATCGCCATGACGCTGCTGTGGCTGACGGATCTCTCCTATCTGTTCATCACGCCATGGGGAATCATGCTGCTCGTCAAGACCGGCCTCGTCGTGCTCGTCGCCGTCACGGGAGCCTTCATCCGCCGCCGGATGAAGCGTTCCGGCTTCCCGTCCGGAGCCATGCTCAAAGCCGACGGCATCCTCATGAGCCTGATCTTGATCGTCGTCGGCGCCTTCACGTATCTGAGCCCGCTGCCCGCCAACGAGCCGGTGGCTTGGCATCAGATGGGCAGCGCCCTCCACGTGTCGATCCGCATCGCACCGAACGTGCCGGGAGACAATGAATTCACGACGAGGGTGTGGATGTTCAACAAGCTCGGAGCGCCCAAGTCGGTGAAGCTGCGGCTGATCTCCGAGGACAAGCCTGACTTGGGCCCGATCGAGGTGCCGGTGGAGCCGTTCAAGGATGACGAGATCAGCTCGTTTGACGGATATACGAAGTTCGCATACAAGGTGAAAGGCCCTTATCTTCCGTTCGCCGGGAAATGGACGGCCGAGGTCAGGGTGCTGGATTCCAACGACGACGAGCATGTCGAGCGGACCAGCTTCCGCAATTATTGACGGAGGGCGGAATGGACGGATGAAGGCTGTTACGATCAAGCGCCTGATCCTATGGACGCCGACTGTGGTCACGGCCGCATGGGAATACTCCAGGCATACGTTCCTGCTTCCCTATTTGTCCATGGATACCGGCAATCTGATCAGTCCGGTGCTTGTTTTTCTCGTCACGGTCACTCTACTGTACCGGCTCTTCGAGATGCTGGAAAATGCCCAGGAGCAGCTGAGGCGGGAGCAGGCGGTCAAAGCCGCCTTTCAGGAGCGGGATCAGCTGGCGCGCGAGCTTCATGACGGCATCTCCCAGTCGCTGTTCCTGCTGTCGGTCAAGCTGGACCGGCTCGAGCGGTCGGCCGGCGCAGGGGATGTGAAGGAGGCGACCGACGAGATCCGCCGCACGGTGCGGCATGTCTATGACGACGTGAGGGAATCGATCGCCAATCTGCGCAGCGCGCCCGAGCCCGAGGAGATTCCGTGGCTGAAGTCGCTGAAGGATGCGGCTTCGGAGCTGGAAGCGTCCGGCACCCGCGTCGCGATCGACTGGCGCATCCCCGATGTCCAGCTGACGAGCCGGGAAAAGGTGGAGCTGCTCGCGATCATCCGCGAGGCGCTGATGAACGTGCGCAAGCACGCTTCGGCTTCGCTTGTGGAAGTGAGCGGGCGCACGGAAGGGGCGGGCGGATTCCGCTGCCGCATCGTGGACGACGGGGACGGAGCCGCTCCAGGCGCCGCCGAAGCCAAGGACCGGTACGGCGTGCGCATGATGAAGGACCGGGCTGCCGGCGCGGGCTGGACCTTCCGCTTCGCCAGTCCGGCGGATTGCCGGGACGGCGGAGGGACGGCCGTAGAGGTGGCGCGGATGCCGTCTGCGGCGAAGGAAGCTGATGACTGAGCGGATTCCAGGCCCGATGGCCGGAATCGGAAAGGAAGTGTCCATATGGAAGAGCTTCATAGCGAGGAAGAGATTCAAGGCGCAGGAGCGGACCGGTGCAGGGTGCTGCTGGTCGACGATCATCCGCATGGACGCGAAGGCATGCGGATCATCCTTTCGGAGGATGGCTACTTTCAGATCGCGGGAGAAGCATCCGGCGGCGAAGAAGCGGTGCGGCTCGCCGGAGAGCTTGAGCCCGATCTGATCCTGATGGATATCCGGATGCCGGATCTCGGAGGACTGGAAGCCACCTCGCGGATCAAGGCGGCGCAGCCCGGAATCAAGATCGTCATGGTGACTGTATCGGATGATATTGCCGATCTGTTCGAGGCGATCAAGCGCGGGGCTCAAGGATATTTGCTCAAAAACCTTTCTCCATCGGCTTGGCTGGATTATTTGCGGGCCGTGTCGCTGGATCAGGCGCCGATGAGCAGGGAGCTCGCCACCCGCATCCTGCATGAATTCCTGCCTGCCGGCGGCGGATCGCCAGCCCCGTCCGCCTATCGGGCCAAGCCGGCCAAGCGGGCGGCGTCCTCGTCCCTCACTCCGCTCACCGAGCGGGAAAAAGGAATTCTGGAGCGGGTAGCGCATGGCGAGTCCAACAAAGAAATCGGGGCGGTGCTCGGCATTTCGGAGCATACGGTGAAAAACCATCTCAAAAATATTTTGCAGAAGCTGCATCTGGACAACCGGGTCCAGCTGACAAGGTACGCCTTCGAGCAGGGAATGATGGACCGGGGCTGAACGTTCGGAGGATGTTCACATTCTTTTGCGGCTGGTAGCCCTTTGGAGTCATGTCCTTTCCCAGGAGCAGGATTATACTTTGAAGCAGAGTTATTCAGACCATAAGGAATGGGCGGGTGCATGATGAGAGCAAAAGGCATGAAAAAGCTGTTCCCTGCGGCGGGAGCCGCGATCCTGATGATGCTCCTGATGAGCAGCATCGCGAGCGCGCATGTGACGGTATGGCCGAAGGCGACGACACAGGGCTCCTACGAGGTATTCACGGTCCGCGTGCCGAGCGAGAAGGCGGATGTCACGACGACGGCGGTCAAGGTCCGCGTTCCGGACGGGGTGGAAGTATCCCGCACGCAGCCGCTTCCGGGCTGGAAGACGACGCTCGGGACGACGGCGGACGGCAGGATCGAGTCCATCACCTGGACGGCGGATGAAGGAAAAGGCCTTACGCAGCAGGAGTTCAATGAATTCAAGGTTTCGGGCAAAGTCGCCGCCGATGCGAAGGAGCTGAACTGGAAGGCTTACCAGACGTACAGCGACAGCAGCGTCGTGGAGTGGGTCGGAGCAGCCGACTCGGAATATCCCGCTTCCGTCACCACGGTAGCTGCGGGAACCGGCGAAGGCGACGGCCATGGCCACGGCGCCGCGGCAGGCACAGAGCCTGCGGCTTCGCCGGCGCCGGCCGACGCCGACCATGCGGCTGCTCCGGCCGAGAAGGACAGCAGCTTGCCGCTCTACCTCTCGATCGCCGCTCTCGTTCTCGGCGCGGTTGCGGTCATTGCCGCCTTTGCACGCCGGGGCTCGAAAGGGTAAGAGCCGGAATCGGGCATCGCCGCTTGCGGCTGTGCCCGATGGCCAGACTCAGAAAACCGCGGGCCGGATTTCCATCCGGCCCGCGGTTTTTTCGCTTCATTTTTCCAGTTGCAATAAAGGGAGCCTATAGAACGAATTTCCACAGCAGCCAGCCGGCCAGAGCCGACAGCCAGGAGATCAAGCCGAACACGATGACGATCCGGTTCTCGCTCCAGCCGTATTTCAGGCTGAAGTGGTAGTGGATCGGGGTCATGCGGAACAGCCGGAGCCTGGTGCGCTTGTAATACCATACCTGCAGGATGACGGAGAGCTGCTCGGCCAGGTAGACCGAGAACAGGAGCGGAATGAGGATTTCGACTTTTTCGAGGACGGCCAGAAACGACAGCGAGCCGCCGATCGCGAGCGATCCCGTATCCCCCATGAACGCTCTGGCCGGGTGGATGTTGTAGAGAAGCAGCCCGAGCAGGCAGGCGATCATGATGAGGGAGAAAGCCTGGACTTCCGGCCGATCGGATATGGCGAAGAAGAAAAAATACGTCGGGATCGCGGCATTGATCAGCAGACCGTCCAGTCCGTCCGTAAAATTGATCGCGTTGGCCGATCCCACGATGAAGAGCAGCATGACGGCGATATATGCGGCAGCGGGCAAATGCAGGGCGAAGCCTTGGAACAGCGAGATCTCGCTTGTCTGGGAAAAATAACGGAACAGGACAAACAGCAGCAGCCCGGCGAAAGCGAATTGCAGCGCGAGCTTGGCGCGGCCGGAAATGCCTCCGGGATCCTGGTAAGCCGCCTTGCGGTAATCGTCCATGAAGCCGATGGAGCTGAACAGCAGGAAGGTCGAGCAGAGGAACAGCATCAGCGGCGTCGCCTTGAACTGCATGGACATGACGATGCCGATGAGCAGGATGAGGCCTGCCATCAGCGGAGTCCCGCGCTTGACCTGATGATCCGGGGGCAGCTCCGCCCGGATCGGCTGCGTGAGCTTCAGGCTCTGCAGCATCCAGATGAGGAGCGGAGAGCCTGCCGCGACCAGCAGGAACGACAATCCCGAAACTCCAAGCATTCCATTCATTCTCCGCACGCTCTTTCATCCGGCGAACGTTTCGCCTTTATGATCAACCTCCGGCTGGCTGGACAACTATTCCTATGTATGCCGCCACGGCGGGGGATATGCCCGCAATCCCTGTTCTTGACGCTCTGCCGCCGCCGCTTGTTGCACGGACTGCGCCCATATTTCCTTCTTTATAGAGGGGATGTCGCGAAAACGGCGGCAAGCAACAAGGAGATGCCGGCCTCGACGAAAGCGGCGCCGCTGGAGGAGAGCCCGCCAGCGGACGGAGGTCGCGAGCCGCGTTCCAGCCGCCATCCTGAGCGGAGGAAGCGGGAGCCCCGGTTGCAACAGGGGCTGAACCCGGATATAATGGGACATAATTGTCTTAATCAACCACAATGCAATGATGGAGACCAGTAAGCCAGGCCTGATCCACAGGGAGGGAACGCCGCAGATTGAGAGCGTCCCCGGGTTGTCAGCTTGGCCGAATTCACTCCGGAGCGGAGCTCTGAACGCACGGCTACGGCCGCGCCTGTAGGAGGCTACGGTCAGCCGGCCGTTATCCGGCAAGAGCAGCCGGGCGCATGACGCGCCGGGGCGGCATGGCTTGTATCCTCGGATAGGGTGGCCATTTCGTCCAGCAGGCTGGAATCAGGGTGGTACCACGGTCCTTTCGTCCCTTTGCGGAGAGAGGGCCTTTTTGTATTGTTCTCAGTAGTGTTTTTACGAGGAGTTTAATCAGGGAGGCATGTGAGCCATGAAGGAACGGTTGGAGGCGCTGCGCGCCGAAGCTCTGCAGGAGCTGGAGAAGGTAGCCGGCCCGCAGGAGCTGGGAGATCTCAGAATCAAGTATTTGGGCAAAAAAGGCGCGCTGACGGAAATTCTGCGCGGGATGGGCGCGCTGAGCGCCGAGGAGCGTCCGGTCATCGGCGAGCTCGCGAACAATGTGCGCGGCGCGATCGAGGCGGTGCTGGAAGAGAAGGGCGCCGCTTACCGCCGCGCCGAGACGGATGCTCGGCTGCGCACGGAGACGATCGACGTATCGCTGCCGGGCAGCCCGCTGCCGACGGGAGCGATCCATCCGCTCGTGAAGGTGCAGCAGGAGATCGAGGACATTTTCATCGGCCTCGGTTATTCCATCGCGGAAGGGCCCGAAGTGGAAACCGACTACTACAACTTCGAGGCGCTCAACCTGCCGAAAAACCATCCGGCGCGCGATATGCAGGACTCTTTCTACGTGACCGAAGACATTCTGATGCGCACGCAGACATCCCCTGTGCAGATCCGCGCGATGAAGGCCAGCGGCGGCAAGACTCCGCTCAAGGTCATCTGCCCGGGCAAGGTGTACCGCCGCGACGACGACGACGCGACGCACAGCTTCCAGTTCAACCAGGTCGAAGGCCTCGTCGTCGCCAAAGGCATCCGCATGAGCGATCTGAAGGGAACGCTGCTCCAGTTCGTGCAGGAGATGTTCGGCCGCCAGGCCCGCATCCGTCTGCGCCCGAGCTTCTTCCCGTTCACCGAGCCGAGCGCCGAGGTCGACGTCACCTGCTCGCAGTGCGGCGGCAGCGGCTGCCGGATGTGCAAGCAGACGGGCTGGCTCGAGATTCTCGGCTGCGGCATGGTGCATCCGAAGGTGCTTGAAGCCGGCGGCTACGATCCGGAGGAAGTCAGCGGCTTCGCTTTCGGCATGGGCATCGAGCGCATCGCGCTGCTGAAGTACGGCATTGACGACATCCGTCATTTCTATACCAATGATCTGCGCTTCCTGAGCCAGTTCGCGAGAATGTAAGGGGGAACGAGCGATGAAAGTATCTACGAGCTGGCTGAAGGATTACGTCGACCTCAGCGGCATCACGCCGCAGGAGCTCGCCGAGAAGATGACGGGCGGCGGCATCGAGATCGATGCGGTCGAACCGATGGACCAAGGCGTGGCCGGCGTCGTCGTCGGTTATATCAAGGAAAAGACGAAACATCCCGATGCCGACAAGCTGAATGTATGCAAGGTCGACGTCGGCACCGGCGAGGATCTGCAGATCGTCTGCGGCGCCTCGAATGTCGACGCCGGCCAGCATGTGCCGGTCGCTACGGTCGGAGCCAAGCTCCCGGGCGGATTGAACATCAAGCGGGCGAAGCTGCGCGGAGTCGAATCGCAGGGCATGATCTGCTCCGCCCGCGAGCTCGGCCTGAACGACAAGCTGCTGCCCAAGGAGCTGCAGGAAGGCATTCTCGTGCTGCCGGAGCTGGAGCTGGGCCGCCCGATCGGCGAAGTTCTCGGCCTCGACACGCATGTGCTTGAGCTTGACCTGACGCCCAACCGCTCCGATGCGCTGAGCATGCTCGGCGTCGCCTACGAGGTCGGCGCGCTGACCGGCCGTCCGGTCAAGCTGCCTGAGCAGGATGTCTTCGCCGCGGCTGAGAAAGCCGCCGACCATCTGTCCGTCAGCGTCGAGGCTGCGGAGCTGTGCTCCCACTACAGCGCGCGCTATATCAAGGGCATCAAGGTCGCTCCGTCTCCGCTCTGGCTGCAGAACCGCCTCATGGCGGCCGGCGTGCGGCCGATCAACAACATCGTCGACGTGACGAACTACGTCATGCTGGAATACGGCCAGCCGCTGCATGCCTTCGACGCGGACCAAGTGGCGGGCGGCAGCATCGTCGTGCGTCTGGCCCGCGAAGGAGAGTCGCTGGAAACGCTGGACGGCCAGCAGCGGACGCTGCAGCCCCATATGCTCGTCATCGCGGACCGCGACAAGCCGGTCGCGCTTGCCGGCGTCATGGGCGGCGCGAACTCCGAAGTGACGGACGATACGGTCAACATCGTGCTGGAATCGGCGAAGTTCGACGGCTCGACGGTGCGCCGCACATCCCGACAGCTCGGCCTGCGCTCCGAATCCAGCCTGCGCTTCGAGAAGGAAGTGGATCCGGCCCGAGTCGTCCCGGCGCTTGACCGGGCGGCGTCGCTGATCGCCCGCCTCGGCCAGGGACTCGTAACGGACGGCATCGTGCAGGAAGTTTCCAAGGCTGCGGAGCCGGCTGTCATAACGGTCGGCCTGGAGCGGATCAACACCTACCTCGGGACGGAGCTGGCGAAGCTGGAAATCCAGACGATCTTCGGCCGCCTCGGCTTCGGCTCCGAAATTTCGGCGGACGGCTCCGCCGTCAAGGTGGAAGTGCCGACCCGCCGCGGCGATATTTCCCGCGATGTGGACCTGATCGAGGAAGTGGCGCGCCTGTACGGCTACGACAACATTCCGACGACGCCGATCCACGGCGACACGACGCCGGGCGCATTGACGGCTTCCCAGGCGATCCGCCGCGAGCTGCGGCGCCGGCTATCCGATGCAGGACTGAGCGAGGTGATCAACTATTCGTTCACATCCCCGTCCCGCACGGAGCTGTTCCCTGCGCTTGGAGGGGGCTCGCGTCCGATCCGGCTGGCGATGCCGATGAGCGAGGAGCGGAGCGTCCTGCGCACCTCGCTGCTGCCTCAGCTGCTGGAGACGGCGACATACAACCGGAACCGCAAAAACCCGGATCTCGCCGTATTCGAAATCGGCACGGTATTCCATACCGACGAAGAGGCGCTGACGACTCTTCCTCACGAGAAGCACCGTCTGGCCGTGCTGCTTACAGGAGCCCTGCGCGGAGCTTCCTGGAACCGCAAAGCGGAAAAGGTCGGCTTCTACGATGCTAAAGGCGTGCTGGAAGCGGTATTCGCCGCGCTCGGCCTGAGCGGTTCCGTCACCTACGAGGCGGACGCTCCGGAGCATCTGCATCCGGGCCGGACAGCTGCCGTCAAGC encodes:
- the comJ gene encoding competence protein ComJ, which gives rise to MNIVARSKEIVVSYSQLCVYPSGTKEPFPDWTDEEVEQGFAWKNKSISSFEAMEDSRCIVAVAVEEGEPGAAAGAARSILVPFEVPADGKLSIASILSDTVEADVPPGSCGLVFNAMPGADGDAADQPWTYIFALYPGYEGKAAILVRDEELDPPSPLVLAGM
- a CDS encoding copper resistance protein CopC, producing MHVNSDLRPSRRRPQPIHMSFRCLMALAAAAAIWLSLLPGLASAHASLQEASPAAGTRVEEAPSEVKLVFNERIEEAVGALQVLDGKSASVTSGKAVLSSDHRALTLALPKLDEGVYTVSYRIISEDGHPVGGSYVFVVGNPPAAKDASAFDLHAQLGHAGHEAEGALTTSALLLYAVRFLYYAALMFAAGTAIWFLLYRPLAGLADPLRSRLERLPGQGLMLAGLLYVFMESTQLMEGQAGSEWIKLFTRTSVGITWLSLLVLAAAGLMVPARLAKTRALLALLLLAQEAWSGHAAALEPKAVNLALDYVHLAGAALWAGGLMLLLSLWAGDRKEAGRFAASFTRAAWISIAVLTLSGIAMTLLWLTDLSYLFITPWGIMLLVKTGLVVLVAVTGAFIRRRMKRSGFPSGAMLKADGILMSLILIVVGAFTYLSPLPANEPVAWHQMGSALHVSIRIAPNVPGDNEFTTRVWMFNKLGAPKSVKLRLISEDKPDLGPIEVPVEPFKDDEISSFDGYTKFAYKVKGPYLPFAGKWTAEVRVLDSNDDEHVERTSFRNY
- a CDS encoding histidine kinase — translated: MKAVTIKRLILWTPTVVTAAWEYSRHTFLLPYLSMDTGNLISPVLVFLVTVTLLYRLFEMLENAQEQLRREQAVKAAFQERDQLARELHDGISQSLFLLSVKLDRLERSAGAGDVKEATDEIRRTVRHVYDDVRESIANLRSAPEPEEIPWLKSLKDAASELEASGTRVAIDWRIPDVQLTSREKVELLAIIREALMNVRKHASASLVEVSGRTEGAGGFRCRIVDDGDGAAPGAAEAKDRYGVRMMKDRAAGAGWTFRFASPADCRDGGGTAVEVARMPSAAKEADD
- a CDS encoding response regulator transcription factor, with protein sequence MEELHSEEEIQGAGADRCRVLLVDDHPHGREGMRIILSEDGYFQIAGEASGGEEAVRLAGELEPDLILMDIRMPDLGGLEATSRIKAAQPGIKIVMVTVSDDIADLFEAIKRGAQGYLLKNLSPSAWLDYLRAVSLDQAPMSRELATRILHEFLPAGGGSPAPSAYRAKPAKRAASSSLTPLTEREKGILERVAHGESNKEIGAVLGISEHTVKNHLKNILQKLHLDNRVQLTRYAFEQGMMDRG
- a CDS encoding YcnI family protein — protein: MMRAKGMKKLFPAAGAAILMMLLMSSIASAHVTVWPKATTQGSYEVFTVRVPSEKADVTTTAVKVRVPDGVEVSRTQPLPGWKTTLGTTADGRIESITWTADEGKGLTQQEFNEFKVSGKVAADAKELNWKAYQTYSDSSVVEWVGAADSEYPASVTTVAAGTGEGDGHGHGAAAGTEPAASPAPADADHAAAPAEKDSSLPLYLSIAALVLGAVAVIAAFARRGSKG
- the mraY gene encoding phospho-N-acetylmuramoyl-pentapeptide-transferase, encoding MNGMLGVSGLSFLLVAAGSPLLIWMLQSLKLTQPIRAELPPDHQVKRGTPLMAGLILLIGIVMSMQFKATPLMLFLCSTFLLFSSIGFMDDYRKAAYQDPGGISGRAKLALQFAFAGLLLFVLFRYFSQTSEISLFQGFALHLPAAAYIAVMLLFIVGSANAINFTDGLDGLLINAAIPTYFFFFAISDRPEVQAFSLIMIACLLGLLLYNIHPARAFMGDTGSLAIGGSLSFLAVLEKVEILIPLLFSVYLAEQLSVILQVWYYKRTRLRLFRMTPIHYHFSLKYGWSENRIVIVFGLISWLSALAGWLLWKFVL
- the pheS gene encoding phenylalanine--tRNA ligase subunit alpha; the encoded protein is MKERLEALRAEALQELEKVAGPQELGDLRIKYLGKKGALTEILRGMGALSAEERPVIGELANNVRGAIEAVLEEKGAAYRRAETDARLRTETIDVSLPGSPLPTGAIHPLVKVQQEIEDIFIGLGYSIAEGPEVETDYYNFEALNLPKNHPARDMQDSFYVTEDILMRTQTSPVQIRAMKASGGKTPLKVICPGKVYRRDDDDATHSFQFNQVEGLVVAKGIRMSDLKGTLLQFVQEMFGRQARIRLRPSFFPFTEPSAEVDVTCSQCGGSGCRMCKQTGWLEILGCGMVHPKVLEAGGYDPEEVSGFAFGMGIERIALLKYGIDDIRHFYTNDLRFLSQFARM
- the pheT gene encoding phenylalanine--tRNA ligase subunit beta yields the protein MKVSTSWLKDYVDLSGITPQELAEKMTGGGIEIDAVEPMDQGVAGVVVGYIKEKTKHPDADKLNVCKVDVGTGEDLQIVCGASNVDAGQHVPVATVGAKLPGGLNIKRAKLRGVESQGMICSARELGLNDKLLPKELQEGILVLPELELGRPIGEVLGLDTHVLELDLTPNRSDALSMLGVAYEVGALTGRPVKLPEQDVFAAAEKAADHLSVSVEAAELCSHYSARYIKGIKVAPSPLWLQNRLMAAGVRPINNIVDVTNYVMLEYGQPLHAFDADQVAGGSIVVRLAREGESLETLDGQQRTLQPHMLVIADRDKPVALAGVMGGANSEVTDDTVNIVLESAKFDGSTVRRTSRQLGLRSESSLRFEKEVDPARVVPALDRAASLIARLGQGLVTDGIVQEVSKAAEPAVITVGLERINTYLGTELAKLEIQTIFGRLGFGSEISADGSAVKVEVPTRRGDISRDVDLIEEVARLYGYDNIPTTPIHGDTTPGALTASQAIRRELRRRLSDAGLSEVINYSFTSPSRTELFPALGGGSRPIRLAMPMSEERSVLRTSLLPQLLETATYNRNRKNPDLAVFEIGTVFHTDEEALTTLPHEKHRLAVLLTGALRGASWNRKAEKVGFYDAKGVLEAVFAALGLSGSVTYEADAPEHLHPGRTAAVKLHTELGEQTIGYVGQLHPEAQQAEDLDDTFVAEIDLDVLYDAADRSIVYRTLPRYPAAERDIAVTVDAGVAAAALTAAVKEAAGELLESVRVFDVYTGEKLGAGRKSVALSLVYRHPERTMTDEEIAGLHAKAVAELEQSFSAELRK